The following coding sequences are from one Geothrix sp. window:
- a CDS encoding acetoin utilization protein AcuC, which produces MATLIHRPEYAGYDFGPEHPFTPARLAMLLDLIRSLGHGAPTVAAPAATREDILSVHDEAFVATVEALDRGESQPEAGRFGLGTQDNPIFPGMDLAGRWLAGGALHGARLLMEGAETRVLQLGGGLHHAQKDRAAGFCLYNDLAVAIRAFVDHGWRVAYLDIDLHHGDGVQNLFYDQDRVLTLSLHETGHYLYPGTGHIHELGTGAARGLSLNVPLEPFTESESYLEAFEAVVPRALEQFSPHVLVIQAGADAHFADPLGDLALTTQAFETLYRRILALAGEHTQGRVLFTLGGGYEAQVVARVWTILYLTLMDLPIPEDLPADWLVRWKHLLGPEVGHTLHDPVPAYPEFPGREERARRNRDVVDRLLDSLLRYWF; this is translated from the coding sequence ATGGCAACCCTGATCCACCGCCCGGAGTACGCCGGGTACGACTTCGGTCCGGAGCATCCCTTCACGCCCGCCCGGCTCGCCATGCTCCTGGACCTCATCCGGAGCCTGGGCCACGGGGCCCCCACCGTCGCAGCGCCCGCCGCAACCCGGGAGGACATCCTCTCGGTCCACGACGAGGCCTTCGTGGCGACGGTCGAAGCCCTCGACCGGGGCGAGTCCCAGCCGGAGGCCGGACGCTTCGGCCTGGGCACGCAGGACAACCCCATCTTCCCGGGCATGGATCTCGCCGGCCGGTGGCTGGCGGGTGGGGCCCTCCACGGGGCCCGGCTGCTGATGGAGGGGGCGGAGACGCGCGTGCTCCAGCTGGGCGGCGGGTTGCACCACGCCCAGAAGGACCGGGCCGCGGGCTTCTGCCTGTACAACGACCTGGCCGTGGCCATCCGCGCCTTCGTGGATCACGGGTGGCGCGTGGCCTACCTGGACATCGACCTCCACCACGGCGACGGCGTGCAGAACCTGTTCTACGACCAGGACCGGGTGCTCACCCTCAGCCTCCACGAGACGGGGCACTACCTCTACCCGGGCACCGGCCACATCCATGAGCTGGGCACCGGTGCGGCGCGGGGCCTCAGCCTGAACGTCCCCCTGGAGCCCTTCACGGAATCCGAGAGCTACCTGGAGGCCTTCGAGGCCGTGGTGCCGCGGGCCCTGGAGCAGTTCTCGCCCCACGTCCTGGTGATCCAGGCCGGGGCGGATGCGCATTTCGCCGATCCCCTGGGGGACCTCGCCCTCACCACCCAGGCCTTCGAGACGCTCTACCGCAGGATCCTCGCCCTGGCCGGCGAGCACACCCAGGGTCGGGTGCTGTTCACGCTGGGCGGCGGCTACGAGGCCCAGGTGGTGGCCCGGGTCTGGACGATCCTCTACCTCACCCTGATGGACCTCCCCATCCCGGAGGACCTGCCCGCGGATTGGCTGGTGCGCTGGAAGCACCTGCTCGGGCCTGAGGTCGGCCACACCCTTCACGATCCGGTGCCGGCCTATCCCGAGTTCCCGGGCCGAGAGGAGCGCGCCCGCCGCAACCGGGACGTGGTGGACCGCCTGTTGGACTCCCTGCTCCGCTACTGGTTCTGA
- a CDS encoding CBS and ACT domain-containing protein produces MLVKEMMRKPVTVIAVGATLGEADQLLHSRGFRHLPVVDQGRLVGILTDRDIRFATSSLSPTPRSGGDSVTLAMSSPPLTADPLDPVEDAARIMRENKIGCLPVLDGGELVGILTGMDLLDALMTLTGVTKPSSRLEVALRDQPGELARLTTFLAERHVNIHSILTYPTPDATVRTVLRVDSNQIRPLAEELRGAGFTILWPIPKSSQLHLTSKPWQP; encoded by the coding sequence ATGCTCGTGAAGGAAATGATGCGGAAGCCGGTGACGGTGATCGCGGTCGGGGCCACCCTCGGCGAGGCTGATCAGCTCCTCCACTCCCGCGGCTTCCGCCACCTGCCCGTGGTGGACCAGGGACGGCTGGTGGGCATCCTCACCGACCGGGACATCCGGTTCGCCACCAGCAGCCTCAGCCCGACGCCACGCAGTGGAGGGGATTCCGTCACCCTCGCCATGAGCAGCCCCCCGCTGACGGCGGATCCGCTGGACCCGGTGGAGGACGCCGCCCGGATCATGCGGGAAAACAAAATAGGCTGCCTGCCCGTCCTGGACGGCGGCGAACTGGTGGGCATCCTCACGGGCATGGACCTGCTCGACGCCCTGATGACGCTCACGGGCGTGACCAAGCCCTCCTCCCGGCTCGAAGTGGCCCTCAGGGACCAGCCGGGCGAGCTGGCCCGCCTCACGACCTTCCTCGCCGAGCGCCACGTGAACATCCACTCCATCCTCACCTACCCCACGCCCGACGCCACGGTGCGCACGGTGCTGCGGGTGGACTCGAACCAGATCCGCCCCCTGGCGGAGGAGCTCCGCGGCGCCGGGTTCACGATCCTCTGGCCCATTCCCAAGAGCTCCCAGCTGCACTTGACGTCCAAGCCATGGCAACCCTGA
- a CDS encoding CoA-binding protein produces MFSIIPEGAAYREFVLLKDGRGVLLRIAFAEDIDRVEAFIRGLSRESLAMRFMGGVASVSRKFVEELCTPNLRLQACLLAVEGEGEDEQVLGLGNYIGGGGPVAEVAFMIGDAHQGRGIGTLILERLAGLAAGVGYLGFEAEHLTGNKKMGNVFMDTGFETRRALEDGVIHVQFPLSAPEALRERTDLRERVATANSLVPLLRPRVVAVAGASRDPGSVGNAIFRNILQSRFQGSVYPVNPKATSIEGVQAYQSLAALPETPDLVILAVPATKVSALAKRALERGARGLLVLAAGFAETGPEGARRQERLLRLTRSHGARLVGPNCLGLLNTHEAVQLNASLATAMPPRGRVGFFSHSAALGVVILQYAAERGLGFSTFVSAGNRADVSGNDLLQYWDEDPDTDLALLYLETFGNPRRFARLARRISRRKPILCVKSARSHAGRRVALAHIAAAPRDDAEVEALFHQAGVIRADTLEDLFDIALLLAHQPLPRGNRVAIVSNSGGVATICADACETHGMEISGTGVVNLHAMATPEHYEQACREALEHPQVDALIASFACLGTCDPTVVARAIRRAAVRAEQTTGIAKPTLLSLMGMSGAVPVGSAALAESGGRHRTFPSYRFPESAALALSKVVEYARFRQLPPGRILGYADLNGGEARRRVEQLVEALPSPAPAPFSEVETRELLGAFGIPIAETVEPSNRKGPQVSLHLSSDPDFGPIWRFHRQGVDSILRLTPLTDLDIAEVLERMRLRPGSGLGETLGRLTQLVEELPWLHTLEATVAIRGEAEAGGPLPLSPGLRLTFSQSGSRKP; encoded by the coding sequence GTGTTCAGCATCATCCCAGAGGGGGCCGCCTACCGGGAATTCGTCCTGCTCAAGGACGGGCGGGGCGTGCTGCTACGCATCGCCTTCGCCGAGGACATCGACCGGGTGGAGGCCTTCATCCGGGGCCTGTCCCGGGAGAGCCTGGCCATGCGCTTCATGGGCGGCGTGGCCAGCGTCTCCCGCAAGTTCGTGGAGGAGCTCTGCACGCCCAACCTCCGCCTGCAGGCCTGCCTGCTGGCCGTGGAGGGGGAAGGCGAGGATGAGCAGGTGCTGGGGCTGGGCAACTACATCGGTGGCGGCGGACCCGTGGCCGAGGTGGCCTTCATGATCGGCGACGCTCACCAGGGCCGGGGCATCGGCACCCTGATCCTCGAGCGCCTGGCGGGACTGGCGGCGGGGGTCGGCTACCTGGGCTTCGAGGCGGAGCACCTCACGGGCAACAAGAAGATGGGGAACGTCTTCATGGACACGGGCTTCGAGACCCGGCGCGCCCTGGAGGACGGCGTCATCCACGTGCAGTTCCCCCTGAGCGCCCCCGAGGCCCTGCGCGAGCGCACGGACCTGCGCGAGCGCGTGGCCACCGCCAACTCCCTGGTACCGCTCCTGCGCCCCCGCGTCGTGGCGGTGGCCGGGGCCTCCCGGGATCCCGGTTCCGTCGGCAACGCCATCTTCCGGAACATCCTCCAGAGCCGGTTCCAGGGCTCGGTCTATCCCGTCAATCCCAAGGCCACCTCCATCGAAGGGGTGCAGGCCTACCAGTCCCTGGCGGCCCTGCCGGAGACCCCGGACCTGGTCATCCTCGCGGTGCCGGCGACCAAGGTTTCCGCCCTCGCCAAGCGGGCCCTGGAGCGGGGCGCCCGGGGCCTCCTGGTCCTCGCGGCCGGGTTCGCCGAGACAGGGCCCGAGGGCGCCCGGCGGCAGGAGCGCCTGCTGCGCCTCACCCGCAGCCACGGCGCGCGGCTGGTGGGCCCCAACTGCCTGGGACTGCTGAACACCCACGAGGCGGTCCAGCTCAATGCCAGCCTGGCCACGGCCATGCCGCCGCGGGGTCGGGTGGGCTTCTTCAGCCACTCGGCGGCCCTGGGCGTGGTCATCCTGCAGTACGCGGCCGAGCGCGGCCTGGGCTTCTCCACCTTCGTCTCCGCGGGGAACCGGGCCGACGTCTCCGGCAACGACCTGCTGCAGTACTGGGACGAGGACCCGGACACGGACCTGGCCCTGCTCTACCTGGAAACCTTCGGCAACCCGCGGCGCTTCGCCCGGCTGGCCCGCCGGATCTCGCGGCGCAAGCCCATCCTCTGCGTCAAGAGCGCCCGGAGCCATGCCGGACGGCGCGTGGCCCTGGCCCACATCGCGGCGGCCCCCCGGGACGATGCGGAAGTGGAGGCCCTGTTCCACCAGGCGGGCGTGATCCGCGCCGACACCCTGGAGGATCTGTTCGACATCGCGCTGCTCCTGGCCCACCAGCCCCTGCCCCGGGGGAACCGCGTGGCCATCGTGAGCAACTCCGGCGGAGTGGCGACCATCTGCGCGGACGCCTGCGAAACGCACGGCATGGAGATCTCCGGCACCGGCGTGGTGAACCTGCATGCCATGGCCACGCCCGAGCACTATGAGCAGGCCTGCCGCGAAGCCCTGGAGCATCCCCAGGTGGACGCCCTCATCGCCTCCTTCGCCTGTCTCGGAACCTGCGATCCCACCGTGGTGGCCCGGGCCATCCGCCGGGCCGCGGTGCGGGCCGAGCAGACCACGGGCATCGCCAAGCCGACCCTGCTCTCCCTCATGGGCATGAGCGGCGCCGTGCCCGTGGGCTCGGCCGCCCTGGCCGAGAGCGGGGGCAGGCACCGCACCTTCCCCTCGTACCGCTTCCCGGAATCCGCGGCCCTGGCCCTCTCCAAGGTGGTGGAGTACGCGCGGTTCCGCCAGCTGCCGCCGGGGCGCATCCTGGGCTACGCGGACCTCAATGGCGGCGAGGCCCGCCGGCGCGTGGAGCAGCTCGTCGAGGCGCTGCCCAGCCCCGCGCCCGCGCCTTTCTCGGAGGTGGAGACCCGGGAGCTCCTGGGGGCCTTCGGCATTCCCATCGCCGAGACGGTGGAACCTTCGAACCGGAAGGGACCGCAGGTCTCGCTCCACTTGTCGTCGGACCCGGACTTCGGGCCCATCTGGCGCTTCCACCGCCAGGGGGTGGACTCCATCCTCCGCCTCACGCCGCTGACGGACCTCGACATCGCCGAGGTCCTCGAGCGCATGCGCCTGCGTCCGGGCAGCGGGCTGGGCGAGACCCTGGGCCGCCTGACACAACTCGTGGAAGAGCTGCCCTGGCTGCACACCCTGGAGGCCACGGTGGCCATCCGTGGCGAAGCCGAGGCCGGCGGCCCGCTGCCGCTATCGCCGGGCCTGCGCCTGACCTTCAGCCAGTCCGGTTCCCGCAAGCCCTGA
- a CDS encoding AMP-binding protein codes for MTAREAFLQARDFLVERRDDYAGARRDFRWPVLDDFNWALDHFDAYARGNARPALWIVEEGGTETKVSFQDLSTRSNQVANALRALGVRRGEGVLIMLDNVLPLWEVMLACMKLGAILVPSTLLLSQADLLDRIERGGIRHLVVDAAQTGKFETMDPSLTRICVGGEAPGWRGMASLYEGSPSYEPDAVTRATDPMLLYFTSGTTAKPKLVLHTHQSYPVGHLSTMYWVGLREGDVHYNISSPGWAKHAWSSFFAPWNAGACIFVYRAARFSAAATLQAIVDKGVTTLCAPPTVWRLFIQEDLAAYPVKLRELVGAGEPLNPEVISQVQKAWGLTIRDGYGQTETTAQVGNPPGQPVKAGSMGRSLPGYEVVLLDADGREAQEGEISLKLNPRPLGLMAGYKDDPSKMAKAEAEGFYRTGDVATRDEDGYLFFVGRADDVFKSSDYRISPFELESFLIEHESVAEAAVVPSPDPLKLTVPKAYVILRAGWEPNRETALALFRFIRERLSPYKRIRILEFGDLPKTISGKIRRVELRKRAAEQTQSPTEFREEQFPELK; via the coding sequence ATGACCGCACGCGAGGCTTTCCTCCAGGCCCGGGACTTCCTTGTCGAGCGACGGGACGACTACGCTGGAGCCCGCCGGGATTTCCGCTGGCCGGTCCTGGATGACTTCAACTGGGCCCTGGATCACTTCGATGCCTACGCCAGGGGCAACGCCCGTCCGGCCCTCTGGATCGTGGAGGAAGGTGGCACCGAAACGAAGGTCAGCTTCCAGGATCTGTCCACCCGCAGCAACCAGGTTGCCAACGCCCTGCGGGCCCTGGGCGTCCGCCGGGGCGAGGGCGTGCTCATCATGCTGGACAACGTCCTCCCGCTCTGGGAGGTGATGCTGGCCTGCATGAAGCTGGGGGCCATCCTGGTGCCTTCCACCCTGCTGCTCTCCCAGGCGGATCTGCTGGATCGCATCGAGCGGGGCGGCATCCGGCACCTGGTGGTGGACGCCGCCCAGACAGGCAAGTTCGAGACCATGGACCCGAGCCTCACCCGCATCTGCGTCGGGGGCGAGGCTCCGGGTTGGCGGGGCATGGCCTCGCTCTATGAAGGCAGCCCCTCGTACGAACCCGATGCCGTGACCCGCGCCACCGATCCCATGCTGCTCTACTTCACGTCGGGCACCACGGCGAAGCCCAAGCTGGTGCTCCACACCCACCAGTCCTACCCGGTGGGGCACCTCAGCACGATGTACTGGGTGGGTCTGCGCGAGGGCGACGTCCACTACAACATCAGCTCGCCCGGCTGGGCGAAGCACGCCTGGAGCAGCTTCTTCGCGCCCTGGAACGCCGGGGCCTGCATCTTCGTTTACCGCGCCGCCCGGTTCAGCGCCGCCGCCACGCTGCAGGCGATCGTGGACAAGGGCGTCACCACCCTCTGCGCCCCCCCCACGGTGTGGCGCCTGTTCATCCAGGAGGACCTCGCCGCCTACCCGGTGAAGCTGCGGGAGCTGGTGGGAGCCGGCGAGCCCCTGAACCCCGAGGTCATCAGCCAGGTCCAGAAGGCCTGGGGCCTCACCATCCGCGATGGCTACGGCCAGACCGAGACCACGGCCCAGGTGGGCAACCCGCCCGGGCAGCCGGTGAAGGCCGGATCCATGGGCCGCTCCCTCCCCGGCTACGAGGTGGTGCTGCTGGATGCCGATGGCCGCGAAGCGCAGGAGGGCGAGATCTCCCTGAAGCTGAACCCCAGGCCGCTGGGCCTCATGGCGGGCTACAAGGACGATCCCTCGAAGATGGCGAAGGCCGAGGCCGAGGGCTTCTACCGCACGGGCGACGTGGCGACGCGCGACGAGGATGGCTACCTGTTCTTCGTGGGCCGGGCGGACGATGTCTTCAAGAGCTCCGACTACCGCATCAGCCCCTTCGAGCTGGAGTCCTTCCTCATCGAGCACGAGTCCGTGGCCGAGGCGGCGGTGGTGCCCAGCCCCGATCCCCTGAAGCTCACGGTGCCCAAGGCCTACGTCATCCTCCGCGCCGGGTGGGAGCCGAACCGCGAGACGGCCCTGGCCCTCTTCCGATTCATCCGCGAGCGGCTGTCGCCCTACAAGCGCATCCGCATCCTGGAGTTCGGCGATCTGCCGAAGACCATCTCCGGCAAGATCCGGCGCGTGGAGCTCCGCAAGCGGGCCGCGGAGCAGACCCAATCCCCCACGGAATTCCGGGAAGAGCAGTTTCCTGAACTGAAGTAA
- a CDS encoding acyl-CoA dehydrogenase, whose product MKYLDDDRDIRFNLFEWLDLDPLLKSGPYGEIDRDQLGMVLDEALKVARGSIAACNETGDRVGARFDHGKVELPEGFAGAFHDLAEGGWISATMSPEFGGMGLPESVGAGISEFLMGANTALGLKALLTRGAAHLIETFGSDELKGTFCERMYSGEWTGTMCLTEAGAGSDLGALNTKAVPQADGTYLITGEKIFITSGDHELTSNIIHAVLARTPGAPAGPKGISLFVVPKVRVKPDGSLGEANDVVCAGIEHKLGIHGSPTCSLVFGTTTGSQGFLLGEENQGLAHMFQMMNAARWEVGVQGLSNASAAHQAALAYAKERLQGRGPSAGKSSSQSLIIEHPDIRRSLLLQSAYVQAMRALVTYTAWCMDMAHVSEGDERDRWQGLVELLTPISKAWCSDWGFRVTEWALQVYGGYGYTMDYPAEQYLRDCKIASIYEGTNGIQALDLVGRKFRMQEGRPVKALLKLAADAAQTLVEDPVLGASARQLGEAVKAMGAVLTQIPARENALQLTLLNAVPILDMLGHVVGGYLLLQQAEVAKGRAQALLVERGVDPADPAAVRAHLAGSREAAFYQNKVQAAIHFAHRGLPLVAAHAVGLLAGETAPMEAVF is encoded by the coding sequence ATGAAGTACCTCGACGATGATCGCGACATCCGCTTCAACCTCTTCGAGTGGCTGGACCTGGATCCGCTGCTGAAATCGGGGCCCTACGGGGAGATCGACCGGGACCAGCTGGGCATGGTGCTGGACGAGGCCCTGAAGGTGGCCCGGGGCAGCATCGCCGCCTGCAACGAGACGGGGGATCGCGTCGGCGCCCGCTTCGACCACGGCAAGGTGGAACTGCCCGAGGGTTTTGCCGGGGCCTTCCACGATCTGGCCGAGGGCGGCTGGATCAGCGCCACCATGAGTCCCGAGTTTGGCGGCATGGGCCTGCCGGAGTCCGTGGGGGCCGGCATCAGCGAGTTCCTCATGGGCGCCAACACGGCGCTGGGCCTCAAGGCCCTGCTTACCCGCGGCGCCGCGCACCTCATCGAGACCTTCGGCAGCGACGAGCTCAAGGGCACCTTCTGCGAGCGGATGTACTCCGGCGAGTGGACCGGCACCATGTGTCTCACCGAGGCCGGGGCCGGCAGCGACCTGGGGGCCCTCAACACCAAGGCCGTGCCTCAGGCCGACGGCACCTACCTGATCACCGGCGAGAAGATCTTCATCACCAGCGGGGATCACGAGCTGACCTCGAACATCATCCACGCGGTGCTGGCCCGGACGCCGGGCGCACCTGCCGGGCCCAAGGGCATCAGCCTATTCGTCGTGCCCAAGGTGCGGGTGAAGCCGGACGGCTCCCTGGGCGAGGCCAACGACGTCGTCTGCGCGGGCATCGAGCACAAGCTGGGCATCCACGGCTCGCCCACGTGCAGTCTGGTGTTCGGCACCACGACTGGCAGCCAGGGCTTCCTGCTGGGCGAGGAGAACCAGGGGCTCGCCCACATGTTCCAGATGATGAACGCCGCGCGCTGGGAGGTGGGGGTCCAGGGGCTCAGCAATGCCTCGGCGGCCCACCAGGCCGCGCTGGCCTACGCGAAGGAGCGCCTGCAGGGCCGAGGCCCCAGCGCGGGCAAGAGCTCCAGCCAATCCCTGATCATCGAGCACCCGGATATCCGGCGCTCGCTCCTGCTGCAGTCAGCCTACGTGCAGGCCATGCGGGCTCTGGTGACCTACACGGCCTGGTGCATGGACATGGCCCACGTGTCGGAGGGCGACGAACGGGATCGCTGGCAGGGCCTGGTGGAACTCCTCACGCCCATCAGCAAGGCCTGGTGCTCGGACTGGGGTTTCCGCGTCACGGAGTGGGCCCTCCAGGTGTACGGCGGGTATGGCTACACCATGGACTACCCGGCCGAGCAGTACCTGCGGGACTGCAAGATCGCCTCGATCTACGAAGGCACCAACGGCATCCAGGCCCTCGACCTCGTAGGGCGGAAGTTCCGGATGCAGGAGGGGCGGCCGGTGAAAGCCCTGCTGAAGCTGGCGGCCGACGCGGCCCAGACCCTGGTGGAAGACCCCGTGCTCGGCGCCTCCGCCCGGCAGTTGGGCGAGGCCGTGAAGGCCATGGGTGCCGTCCTGACCCAGATCCCGGCGCGCGAGAACGCCCTGCAGCTGACCCTCCTGAACGCCGTGCCCATCCTCGACATGCTCGGGCACGTGGTGGGGGGCTACCTCCTCCTGCAGCAGGCCGAGGTGGCCAAGGGCAGGGCCCAGGCGCTCCTGGTCGAACGCGGGGTGGACCCGGCCGACCCCGCCGCCGTCCGTGCCCATCTGGCCGGGAGCAGGGAGGCGGCCTTCTACCAGAACAAGGTGCAGGCTGCGATCCACTTCGCCCACCGGGGCCTGCCCCTGGTCGCCGCCCACGCCGTGGGCCTGCTGGCCGGCGAGACGGCGCCCATGGAGGCGGTGTTCTAG
- a CDS encoding zinc-ribbon domain-containing protein — protein MHDLASLHPGGECISTEYLGDTGKLWWRCEKGHEWDMAPGAVKAGHWCPLCRGKRANIEKLQLLAAERGGRCLSPKYLGALSHHLWECNKGHSWSAAVNNIVTGYWCPECAGNRRLTIEMVRAFAREKGGECLSDSYQNNSDHLSWRCNEGHEWSTGFGSIQQGSWCPKCSGVGRITIEELKDLARLRGGECLSDQVESGDRHLRWRCSDGHEWMASPFSIKRGSWCPECSAGISERACRAILEQLLNVPFKKSPLGRIPWLKNSRGKAMELDGYSSQLALAFEYHGRQHYEFLPHFHRNENALQRRKEDDETKLALCEQHGVRLIVVPYWIELEEMELFLRRVLEELGIYCAPGPPISIESISEAIYSRNRIEGLRKLAQERGGTLLSETYLGFTRNHRFRCAQGHEWSTSPATLKTGAWCKRCSQGQAWSRRRIEKARLAPGDQPRLLEEEPL, from the coding sequence ATGCATGATCTCGCGAGTCTCCATCCAGGCGGGGAATGTATCTCTACTGAATATTTGGGTGACACTGGGAAATTGTGGTGGCGGTGTGAGAAGGGCCACGAATGGGACATGGCCCCAGGAGCGGTAAAGGCTGGGCACTGGTGCCCGCTTTGTCGTGGCAAACGAGCAAATATTGAGAAGCTCCAACTCCTAGCCGCCGAAAGAGGAGGGCGCTGCCTTTCACCAAAGTATCTAGGTGCTCTGAGCCATCACCTCTGGGAGTGCAACAAGGGTCATTCCTGGAGCGCCGCCGTCAACAATATTGTAACTGGCTACTGGTGTCCGGAGTGTGCAGGGAACCGCCGTTTGACCATTGAAATGGTTCGTGCTTTTGCCCGCGAGAAGGGCGGTGAGTGCCTCTCCGACTCATATCAGAACAACTCAGATCATCTTAGCTGGCGATGTAACGAAGGCCATGAATGGAGCACAGGCTTTGGCAGCATTCAGCAGGGATCTTGGTGTCCAAAGTGCTCTGGAGTGGGCAGAATCACCATCGAGGAGCTTAAGGATCTCGCACGACTGAGAGGCGGAGAGTGCCTTTCGGATCAAGTCGAATCTGGTGATAGACACCTTCGTTGGAGGTGCTCTGACGGACACGAATGGATGGCTAGTCCATTCTCGATCAAGAGGGGGTCTTGGTGTCCAGAATGTTCAGCAGGCATTTCTGAACGCGCTTGCCGAGCAATATTGGAACAATTGTTAAATGTCCCTTTCAAAAAATCTCCGCTTGGCAGAATTCCATGGCTGAAAAATAGCCGTGGGAAAGCCATGGAACTTGACGGGTATTCTTCCCAACTAGCGCTTGCATTTGAGTACCACGGAAGACAGCACTACGAGTTTCTCCCTCACTTCCATCGCAATGAGAACGCTCTACAACGCCGAAAGGAGGATGACGAAACCAAACTGGCTCTCTGCGAACAGCACGGAGTTCGACTAATTGTTGTTCCCTACTGGATCGAACTTGAGGAAATGGAACTCTTCCTTCGGAGGGTTCTCGAAGAACTAGGGATTTACTGTGCCCCAGGCCCTCCCATCTCGATCGAATCAATAAGTGAAGCCATCTACTCTCGAAATCGAATCGAGGGCCTCCGGAAGCTAGCTCAAGAGCGGGGAGGGACTCTGCTTTCCGAGACCTATCTTGGCTTCACCCGAAATCACCGCTTTCGGTGCGCTCAGGGTCATGAATGGTCAACTTCCCCAGCGACCTTGAAAACCGGGGCCTGGTGCAAACGATGCAGCCAAGGTCAAGCTTGGAGCCGTCGAAGGATCGAGAAGGCCCGCCTAGCTCCAGGCGACCAACCTCGACTATTAGAAGAAGAGCCCCTGTAG
- a CDS encoding 2-oxoacid:ferredoxin oxidoreductase subunit beta, which produces MTTATPSAPTNRLGFTKQDYVGSKSTLCAGCGHDAITAQIINAAFESNIEGHLVTKYSGIGCSSKTPAYFINQGWGFNSVHGRMPAIATGASLANRNLINIGVSGDGDSMSIGMGQFVHAVRRNIPMIYIIEDNGVYGLTKGQFSATADKGSFLKSGAKNDLPPIDPCTLAIELGCGFVARCFSGNPKQLNAILKAAFAYDGTVVLDIISPCVTFNNHDASTRSYKHVKDHDFPLHDLGFVQYSEVEDMDIAAGATEVVTFPDGSKVAIKAIHEDYDPTDRFGAMKAIHESMAKGEFLTGLLYINPTQPPLPQVLNLVDQPLATLTEAQVKPSPAVLEEIMQSLM; this is translated from the coding sequence ATGACCACCGCGACACCTTCCGCTCCCACCAACAGGCTCGGCTTCACGAAGCAGGACTACGTGGGCTCCAAGTCCACCCTCTGTGCCGGCTGCGGCCATGACGCCATCACGGCGCAGATCATCAACGCCGCCTTCGAGTCCAACATCGAGGGGCACCTCGTCACCAAGTACTCCGGCATCGGCTGTTCATCGAAGACGCCGGCCTACTTCATCAACCAGGGCTGGGGCTTCAACAGCGTCCACGGGCGCATGCCGGCCATCGCCACGGGCGCGTCCCTGGCCAACCGGAACCTCATCAACATCGGCGTCTCGGGCGACGGCGATTCCATGTCCATCGGCATGGGCCAGTTCGTCCACGCCGTCCGCCGCAACATTCCCATGATCTACATCATCGAGGACAACGGCGTTTACGGCCTCACCAAGGGCCAGTTCTCCGCCACCGCCGACAAGGGTTCCTTCCTCAAGAGCGGCGCCAAGAATGACCTGCCACCCATCGACCCCTGCACCCTGGCCATCGAGCTGGGCTGCGGCTTCGTGGCCCGCTGCTTCTCGGGCAACCCCAAGCAGCTGAATGCCATCCTCAAGGCCGCCTTCGCCTATGACGGCACCGTGGTGCTGGACATCATCAGCCCCTGCGTCACCTTCAACAACCACGACGCCTCCACCCGCTCCTACAAGCACGTCAAGGACCACGACTTCCCCCTCCATGACCTGGGCTTCGTCCAGTACTCCGAAGTGGAGGACATGGACATCGCCGCCGGCGCGACCGAGGTCGTCACCTTCCCCGATGGTTCCAAGGTCGCCATCAAGGCCATCCACGAGGACTACGACCCCACGGACCGCTTCGGCGCCATGAAGGCCATCCACGAGTCCATGGCCAAGGGCGAGTTCCTCACGGGCCTGCTCTACATCAACCCCACCCAGCCCCCCCTGCCCCAGGTGCTGAACTTGGTGGACCAGCCCCTGGCCACCCTGACCGAAGCCCAGGTGAAGCCCAGCCCGGCCGTGCTGGAGGAGATCATGCAGAGCCTCATGTAA